TTTTCCTGAACTCCATAGATGTCACCACCAATATATAGAACGTTTCCCGGCATAAAAGGATTCACTTCGATAAACTTATAAACGCTAAGATTCAGGTTAGGACATGCTCGCCGGATACGGAAGGGACGCCAAAATACTCATAGCGGCCAACGCAGCGGGCCAGCTGTTCCTCCAGTTCTCTGTGTTCATAATGCCGTTTTACCTCAGGGCCCTCGGCTACGATATGTCTGCGATGGGGACGTTCTTCTCGATCCAGACCTTCACGGGCGGCCTTTTCTTCCTCCTCGCAGGACAGATATCGCTCAGGATGGGCTATAAAAAGACCCTCCTCCTGAGCGCGGTCCTCGGCCTCACCGGGAGGCTCCTGCAGGTGGCGGCTATTAACACCTACGTCCTCGCCCTCGGCTTCTTCCTCGTCGGGGCGAATATGGGACTGAGGCAGCCGAACTTTACCGCCCTCCTGAGCGAGGAGGTCGGGGAGGAAAGGAGGCATCACGCGTTCTCGATAAGCTTCGGGCTGGGAACGATATTCAACGCCGCCGGGGTTCTCGTTGCCGGCTTCGCACCCGGTTTCCTCACCGGGCTCGGCATATCTGAGGGGACAGCCTACAGGCTCGTTATCTCGCTTGCCCTCCTGCAGTTCGTCTTCGTAATCCCAGCCCTGCTCATGATAAGCGACGTTCCGGTTAAGAACCCGCGCATAAACTGGAATCGCGAGCTGGTCATCAAGATACTCAAGTTCTCGTTCCCGAGCGCGCTCATAGGCTTCGGAGCCGGAATAACGATACCCTACATGAGCCTCTACTTCAACATAAGGTTCGGGCAGACCCTCGCCGCGATAAGCGGGATATTCTTCTTCCAGCAGCTGGCGATGGGGCTCGGCTCTTTTGCCCTCCCAAGACTGGTGAACAGAATAGGCCCGGTCAAGGTCATAACCTCCTTCCAGAGCACCGCAGCGTTTCTCTTCGCGATATTCCCGTCGGTGGAGACCTTCCTGCTGGCGGCCTTCCTCTACGTGCTCCGCTCGATACTGATGAACATAGTCTGGCCCATAAACGACTCCTTCATGATGGGCTTCTTCTCCACCGAGGAGAAGGCAACCGCCGCCGGAATAAGGAGGGCGTTCTCAACTTTTATGAGAGGGGGCGGGAACTACGTGGGTGGGCTGCTCTTCGCCACCTCGCTGAGCTACCCGTTCTACGCGACAGCGTTACTCTACGTCGTCGCGACGGCGATATTCTACGCCTTCTTCATCAAGCACAACAGGTGAGAAAAGAAAAACTCACTCCCCCGCGAGCTCTATACCGCGCTCGAAGGCCCTGAAGTTGACCTCCCATAGCTTCTCGCGGAGTGTTTCCTTAATTCCCTCGTAGATGCTCTCCTTCCTAAGCGGAATCAAGCCTTTGCCAAAGGCGTAGCCGAGCATCAGAACACCGAGCGTTCTGGGGTTTATCTTGTCCGCTTCCTCCTGAAAGTTGGCCATGTGGACGGGGCAGATTTTTCCTATCGCTTCTTTT
The sequence above is drawn from the Thermococcus pacificus genome and encodes:
- a CDS encoding MFS transporter; the protein is MLAGYGRDAKILIAANAAGQLFLQFSVFIMPFYLRALGYDMSAMGTFFSIQTFTGGLFFLLAGQISLRMGYKKTLLLSAVLGLTGRLLQVAAINTYVLALGFFLVGANMGLRQPNFTALLSEEVGEERRHHAFSISFGLGTIFNAAGVLVAGFAPGFLTGLGISEGTAYRLVISLALLQFVFVIPALLMISDVPVKNPRINWNRELVIKILKFSFPSALIGFGAGITIPYMSLYFNIRFGQTLAAISGIFFFQQLAMGLGSFALPRLVNRIGPVKVITSFQSTAAFLFAIFPSVETFLLAAFLYVLRSILMNIVWPINDSFMMGFFSTEEKATAAGIRRAFSTFMRGGGNYVGGLLFATSLSYPFYATALLYVVATAIFYAFFIKHNR